CTAAAAACTGCGCCTAAAGAAGTTTCCTCGCCGTGACATAAGGGGTCAGGAAGGAAACTAATTACAACGCTCTTAATCCAAAAGGATAAAGAGATCTATGGATTTAGACAAGTCTTTTCCCTGAAACTCTACTGTGTACTTTCCTTCTCTCAATCCGGAGAAATTAGTGATCCCTTCGGAGTTGAATTGGTTGGAAAGAATAAATCTTCCGTCCTTAGAAAGATTTACTCTTTGGAAATCTTCCGGTCTTGGACATTCGATTTTGACACTTAAGTAAGCGGTTTCATCGGTTTCTTGTACGACTTGGTAAGTGAACTTGCAGTCCTTATCCATTTTTTCTTCAAATACGATGAACTCGGAAGAAGAAGGCGATTTTGCTACTGCAGAACGCATAGCCGGCGCATAATCTACACGAGTGTTGATTTGAAGAGTTTCGATCAGGCTTCCGAAAAGTTGTGCTCCGGATTTTCCTAATTTAACAACGATGGATTCTTTTCCTTGTGCCTTACGGGCTAATTCCATCTCCACATATCTTTTCAGATATTCAGGAAACGGTTTAACCTGCCAGCCTTCGTTTAGTTCGGCCTTATTCAGATCCAGATCCTCTTGGAAGGATTGGAAAGAATGTGTACGTGAAGCTGAATCGAAGTAGGACTCACCGGCAGCTTTTATACTAGCCTGGAGAGCTTCTTCCATTCTGATAAGTTCGTTTTGTAGTTCGGCGTCTTTTTCTAGTTTAGCCAATACTTCAGGTTTCCCTTCAAATAGTGACTGGATGATTTCTGGCACCGAGTTTTCGCGGTTGGATTCCATTTGAGTAAGATTCTCCAATAGGTTTTAAGACGATTCTTTCTACTCAGACAATTCGGAAAATTTGAGTTTTTTTTGTATTTTTTCGATCAATCTGAGTAATGTAACGCTCACATTTCCCTCGGTTATCCCTAAAAGGTCAGCAACCTCTCTGTATGGAGTCCTTGCCAGGAAATGGCCTTTTTTGCGCTTTTCTAAGAGTTTTTTCCGTTGTTCGTATTTCTTCTTTAGCGCTTGGGAAGTTTTATCTATTTCTTGAGGAAGTAGAGGGGCTTTCTTAACAGTTACTGTCTGCTTTTCTTTCAACTCTAGAATATTTAAATAAAGAGACGTAATCTTGTCTTCCATACGAATATTCTCTTCTTCCCGCTTGGAAAGTTCGGAGCGAAGGCCCAAAATTTTCTTTTTTATATCGTCTACGCTCAGATTCGTTTTTTCGATCAGGAATTGGATCTCTTCTTCGTCTAGGTTGAGGTAATATATATAAGAAAGTTTAAAAATAACTCTCTTTTCTACACCTATCTCTCCTAGCACCTGATGAAAATGTTTGGTCAGCTCTTGGGCTTCTTCCACTAAATCAGGGCGAAGATCCGGTTCGTCTTCGATCGTGGCGTATTCTTTTCCTTCCTTGTTGATCTTTCCAAGGTTGGTCATTTTTAGCTCTCGTTTGGTCCTTTGCCAATCAATGAGCATATTACGTAGAACTGAGTAGAACCATGTTCTAAAACTTGATTTACCTTTGAAGCTAGAGAATCTTGCTCCGGTTTTCAGTCTTTCGAACGCATATAAGAAGAAGTCTCCGGCATCATCTTCACTGAGGTGAAAAATCTTCATCGGAAAATTGTAAATATCTTCGGAATAGGACTCGAAGAATAACTTGAGGGCGGCCTCGTCTCCTTCCCCGCAACGGGTAACTAGGTCGAGGGTTTTATCCTTTGACAAATTCATTCTTTATGTAACCTTGCACCTGAGAGCCAACGATATGAGACGTAGTATATCCCTCGGAATTATCTTGGCCGCGTTCCATCTAAGCACCTTTGCGCAAAACGATAAAGTAATAAATTTTCTTTTCCCAGTGAAAACCGACGGAATCGAGAATAAGGTTACCTCTGTGTTCGGAGAATCCAGGGGGGACCATTTTCATAATGGAATGGACATCGCTTCTGCGGGTGAGCCGGTTTTGGCGATGGCAGAAGGCAAGATCCTTTATTCACGGTTTGGCGAAGACGATCCATTTGGAGAAGAATTCGGAACCGGGAACTCTGTCTGGTTGGATCATGGAAATGGGACGTATTCTTCCTATTACCATTTGAAAGACGGGCGTCTCCCCGGTTTATTAGAAGAGCGTATAGTTGCTGCGGGAGAAAAAATTGCTTACACTGGGAACACAGGGCATTCCAGCGGGGCTCACCTCCATTTCGTCTTACTTAAAGATTTCGGAAAGACCATCCAAGACCCTATGAAGGTTTTGCCTATCGTGGAAGATGAGAGTCCTCCGGTGATCGGAAATTTGCTCATTCATCAGGACGATTATAAATACAGCCAGGTAAATGACGGGGACAATATTAATATTTCTCGGGCATTTCCGGTAACTGTCGGGATCCAGGACGCAGGAAAAAAATCGGGCCAGAGAAGAGGTGTTTCTCAGATCCAAGTTTCCTTAAATGGGCAATTATTAAAGAAGGCAAGCTTCTCCAATCTACATTACGAAAAGGGAGAATGGAAAAACTCGGAAGGGTTCCCGTTTTCTGATCTCTATTTTAAAGACCAATATTTGGTAGGTAATTTGGATTTTCGTAATGGAGAGAATGTGATCAAAGTTTTGGCCTGGGACTTCCGCCAAAATCTTACAGAAAAAACGTTTACCTTCTACGTAAACCGCATCCGTTAATTCGTCGAATAAGTCATCTATCCGGTCTTTTGGAAAATAGGGTGCACTTATGTTTGAAATCGTAGATATCCCAGGTTTACCTCGCAAAAAATTTCTTTTAGGAATCTCGATTGTAGTAGGCTTGATGTCTGCGGGGATCTTAGGTTTTGAATTTTTAACAGGCAATCATACATTTCGACCCGGATATACAGTTGCAGGAATTACTTCTATTCTATGCTGTTTTTTACTTTATAAGTCCAGATACAAAGAAGCAGTTTATCTTTCTTCTTTTTTGTTTACCTTGGCTTTGGGACTCGGAGTTGTTTACGGTCCTGGTGTTAAGAATGCAGCAGTTTGGTTCCCAGTTTTAGTTTTTTTCCAACTATACTTTTTTAATCGTAAGATAGCTCTCCTCGCTATGTTTTACTGTTTAGGACTTATATTTTGGAGGACAGGAATTCCGATCGGATCGACTGGCAGTGAAATTTATACCGATTCAATAGCTTCTCTTTGCATTCTTACGTTATTCGCTATTTTAATTGGTGCGAATTTAGATAAGTTGATCTTAGACAAAGATATTCTTTTAAAGGAACTCTCTCACAGGGTCAGAAATAATATGCAGGTCATTTTGGAGATGGTTTCGTTTCTGAAAGATTCCGAACATTCTATGGAAACTAGAAATGTTTTGCAGATTTTAGAAAGAAGAATATTGGCTCTTGCTTCCGTTCATGCGGTCTCCCAAGACGCGGAACATGTACAAAGCGTATCTATCGGAGAAGTGATCGAAAATTATTTAAATCGTATCGTTTCCAAATATAAAGCTCTTCCAGATTTGGATCCGATTGCAAAACATTATCAGCTAGATGTGAAAGAGGCTAATCTTCTTCTTTTAGTTTTAGGAGAGATAGTCTCCGCAACTTCTGAATCTGTTACGAATCATGTGGAAGATTTGAAGATCAGTTTCAGGAATCCTACCGTTAAAACTTTAGAGTTACAAGTAGAGGGAGCAAGTTTAGCAGAAGGAGATTGGAGTCGCTTTTCAAGAGACCTACTTAGTCATTCAGGCGGTGATCTAAAAGTGGATCCGAGTGGTGTCGGGAAAGTTTCAGCTAGTTTAGTTACTTTAAGAAAGTAAGTTTTATTTTTCTTATCTGCAGAATTAGACCTTAACTGCCTGTCTGGTCCCATTCGTTCCGTAGAGTCTTACATTATCTCCGAAACTTTCGTAGACCGTGCCTTCACCCAATAAGGTTACTAATCGATTCATTAACTCAGGATTTGGTTGAACGGAGTAATGATTATGGGCGCGGATTACCTTTTTCTCTTCGTCCCCCGAGATTAGATGGAAATATACTTGTGAATTTCCCTGATAAGCCGCGAGTAAAGTGTGCAGTTGGCCAATAATATCCGGCATTTTTCTATGTCGGTCCCCGAGTTTGATATGAAGTGCTTTTTCCATCTTATCTTCGATGGTTGTATCGTTCAAGATCTCGAAACTGTTTACTTTGATCTGTCCTCTGAGTTCGGATTCTCCCGCTTCTATCCTGTCTAGATCTCCCTTTAAAAACACTGCCTGGTCTTCTTTGATGAGTTCTTTGAACTTTTGGTAAACTTTAGGGAAGGCCACACATTCTATTTCTCCTGTGCGATCTTCTAACTTGAAGTTTACGAATTCTTCTTTTTTCTTGGTGAACTTAATCTTTAAAGAAGTGAGGATCCCTGCGATTTCTACTTTAGTACCTGCTTTGATATTATCTAGGGTTTCGATAGGAACCGAGTTTAGGCTTTTTAAGTGGCCTTTATATTTATCTAAAGGATGCCCGGAAAGGAAAAGACCAGTGACGGATTTTTCTCTTCTGAGTCTGTCCTCCATTTCCCATTCGTCTGCGTCTTTAGGAAGTTTCAATTCGTAACTAAGTCCGCTGTCTCCGAAAAGCGAGAATTGGCCTACTCTAGATCTTTCCTGTTCTTTTTGTGCGAAAGAAACTAAACTATCCATGGACTCGAATAAACATTTTCTAGTGTAGCCGAAAGAATCTAAGGCACCACCTTGCACTAATGCTTCGAGAATTTTTTTGTTCAATACTCGAGTGTCGATATTGGTCATGAACTCGGTGATCTCTTTGAAACCTCCGAGGTTCTTTCTAGCTTGGATAATATTTTCCGCTGCACCTTCTCCAACACCTTTCATTGCGGAGATCCCGAATCGAATTGTTTGGTCATCGATTACAGAGAAGGATACGTCGGACTCGTTTACATCAGGAGTCAAAACGTTGATCCCCATTTCCCGAGCGTTATTGATATATTTCGTGATATCGGTGGTTTTAGAATGATCCCCCGCTAATAATGCAGCCATATATTCAGTAGGATAATTGGCCTTCATGTAAGCAGTTTGATAGGTGACTAACGCGTAAGCCACGGAGTGGGATTTATTGAATCCGTATCCTCCGAATTTTTCCAACTGATCGAAAAGTTCTTCAGCGAATTTTTTAGCGTGACCTTGCGCTTGGGCACCATCGATGAACTTGATCCGCAACGGATCCATAAGTTCTTTTTTCTTCTTGGCCATAGCTTTTCGGAGCATATCCGATTCGCCCATGGTGTATCCACCCACAACACGTGAGATACTCATCACTTGCTCCTGATAAACAGTGAGCCCGAATGTTTCCTTTAAGATAACTTCGCAAGAAGAATGTGGATAGGTGACCGGCTTCTTACCGCTCTTACGCTCCAAGTATTCTTCTAACATTCCTGATTCCATTGGACCAGGCCGATAAAGTGCGATCAAGGCTACGATCTCGTCGAAATTAGAAACCTGGCTCCGAGCCACGAGATCAGTAATACCGGTGGATTCTAACTGGAAAATCCCAAGTGTATTCGCTTTTCTTAATAATGCGTAAGTGTTTGCGTCATCCAGAGGAATTTTATCTAAATCTAATTCAATCCCTCTTCTTTCTCGGACTAGTTTGATCGCATAGTTTAAGGTCGTTAAGTTTTTGAGACCGAGGATATCCATCTTGATGAGACCGACGGATTCCAAATTGTTTTTTTCGTATTGAGTTACGATCGAACGTACGCCTGGCTTGTCCTTCTCCGCAACTGTGGAAAGTGGAACTACCTCATC
The sequence above is a segment of the Leptospira hartskeerlii genome. Coding sequences within it:
- a CDS encoding sigma-70 family RNA polymerase sigma factor, whose amino-acid sequence is MNLSKDKTLDLVTRCGEGDEAALKLFFESYSEDIYNFPMKIFHLSEDDAGDFFLYAFERLKTGARFSSFKGKSSFRTWFYSVLRNMLIDWQRTKRELKMTNLGKINKEGKEYATIEDEPDLRPDLVEEAQELTKHFHQVLGEIGVEKRVIFKLSYIYYLNLDEEEIQFLIEKTNLSVDDIKKKILGLRSELSKREEENIRMEDKITSLYLNILELKEKQTVTVKKAPLLPQEIDKTSQALKKKYEQRKKLLEKRKKGHFLARTPYREVADLLGITEGNVSVTLLRLIEKIQKKLKFSELSE
- a CDS encoding M23 family metallopeptidase, whose product is MRRSISLGIILAAFHLSTFAQNDKVINFLFPVKTDGIENKVTSVFGESRGDHFHNGMDIASAGEPVLAMAEGKILYSRFGEDDPFGEEFGTGNSVWLDHGNGTYSSYYHLKDGRLPGLLEERIVAAGEKIAYTGNTGHSSGAHLHFVLLKDFGKTIQDPMKVLPIVEDESPPVIGNLLIHQDDYKYSQVNDGDNINISRAFPVTVGIQDAGKKSGQRRGVSQIQVSLNGQLLKKASFSNLHYEKGEWKNSEGFPFSDLYFKDQYLVGNLDFRNGENVIKVLAWDFRQNLTEKTFTFYVNRIR
- a CDS encoding histidine kinase dimerization/phosphoacceptor domain -containing protein, with translation MFEIVDIPGLPRKKFLLGISIVVGLMSAGILGFEFLTGNHTFRPGYTVAGITSILCCFLLYKSRYKEAVYLSSFLFTLALGLGVVYGPGVKNAAVWFPVLVFFQLYFFNRKIALLAMFYCLGLIFWRTGIPIGSTGSEIYTDSIASLCILTLFAILIGANLDKLILDKDILLKELSHRVRNNMQVILEMVSFLKDSEHSMETRNVLQILERRILALASVHAVSQDAEHVQSVSIGEVIENYLNRIVSKYKALPDLDPIAKHYQLDVKEANLLLLVLGEIVSATSESVTNHVEDLKISFRNPTVKTLELQVEGASLAEGDWSRFSRDLLSHSGGDLKVDPSGVGKVSASLVTLRK
- the dnaE gene encoding DNA polymerase III subunit alpha — translated: MEDFAHLHLHTTYSMLDGAIRIKELMQHVKELGMSSVAMTDHGNMFGAIEFYNEAVKAGVKPIIGCEFYVSPNRKAETEEFKIADGNAYHLILLAKNEIGYKNLIKLASKSYTEGFYKKARIDYDLLDRHSEGLVCLTACLAGEVNRKILEGKAPESLQLAGKLNEIFNKEDFYLEIQNHGIPEQDIVAKGVYDLAQKTGIKLVVTNDSHFLKKDDKEAQDILLRIGMRKNIEDEMEFGFNQHFYVKSPAEMKTLFPELPQAFYSTLEVRDKVDLKLKFGNYLLPEFKVPEGFDEYGFMEKLVWEGIRQRYPQVTPEIKERVEFELNTIKDMHFAGYFLIVQDYINFAKKTGIPVGPGRGSAAGSIVAYALGITNVEPLQFNLLFERFLNPDRKDMPDIDTDFCVERREEVISYIRQKYGEDRVGQIITFGSLGAKAALKDVARVMNLPFEESNKLTSYCPSKPGITIDEALAMSGDLKQASEKDDLNKKIFAIAKRLEGNYRQPGRHAAGVVISPYPLDEVVPLSTVAEKDKPGVRSIVTQYEKNNLESVGLIKMDILGLKNLTTLNYAIKLVRERRGIELDLDKIPLDDANTYALLRKANTLGIFQLESTGITDLVARSQVSNFDEIVALIALYRPGPMESGMLEEYLERKSGKKPVTYPHSSCEVILKETFGLTVYQEQVMSISRVVGGYTMGESDMLRKAMAKKKKELMDPLRIKFIDGAQAQGHAKKFAEELFDQLEKFGGYGFNKSHSVAYALVTYQTAYMKANYPTEYMAALLAGDHSKTTDITKYINNAREMGINVLTPDVNESDVSFSVIDDQTIRFGISAMKGVGEGAAENIIQARKNLGGFKEITEFMTNIDTRVLNKKILEALVQGGALDSFGYTRKCLFESMDSLVSFAQKEQERSRVGQFSLFGDSGLSYELKLPKDADEWEMEDRLRREKSVTGLFLSGHPLDKYKGHLKSLNSVPIETLDNIKAGTKVEIAGILTSLKIKFTKKKEEFVNFKLEDRTGEIECVAFPKVYQKFKELIKEDQAVFLKGDLDRIEAGESELRGQIKVNSFEILNDTTIEDKMEKALHIKLGDRHRKMPDIIGQLHTLLAAYQGNSQVYFHLISGDEEKKVIRAHNHYSVQPNPELMNRLVTLLGEGTVYESFGDNVRLYGTNGTRQAVKV